TCACGTCCCTCTTGCCCATGGCAGTGCCCCCGGTGACCAGCAGAAGATCAGCGCCTGCCATTGCGGCGATGCTCTCTCCAATCTCTTCATCATCATCGCCTGCGGTTGCCAGCTGTGCAATCTCTCCCCCGTCCCTCTCAACGAGTGCTGCGAGAAGAGACTGGTTTGAATTGGGCAGTAGGCCTGTTTTCAGCTCATTGCCTGTGGAGAGAATGCAGACCTTCGGCTTCAGGAAAAGAGCTATGTCCCTGAGACCCGCGAGGGCCAGAAGCTCCATGGTCCTCGGCTTCACGCGCTCACCTCTTTTGACGACCTCATCCGCCTTCTTTATCCAGTAGCCTTTCTTCCATGTCTTCCGCATGTCCCCTGAAGCCTTTACCAGGATGTGTCCGGCCTCTTCACGCACCTGCTCGACAGGCACGAAACGCGTGTGCGGCGGTATCGCGGCTCCAGTCGGCACAAAAAGCGCTTCTCCTGCTTGCAAACGGAGCAATGATTTTTCTCCCGGGCCCGAAGATCCTTTGACGACGAACCGAGTACCCGGCCCCTTGCAGGCAAACCCGTCAAGCGCTGAAACATCAAAAAGCGGAAGGTTCCGACCGGCTTTCACAGTGCGTGCAGCAATGCG
The sequence above is drawn from the Syntrophorhabdales bacterium genome and encodes:
- a CDS encoding molybdopterin molybdotransferase MoeA, coding for MLREVDRTRTRRNGRKPLLADIVRTLERRVSPVGCETIPCRKALGRIAARTVKAGRNLPLFDVSALDGFACKGPGTRFVVKGSSGPGEKSLLRLQAGEALFVPTGAAIPPHTRFVPVEQVREEAGHILVKASGDMRKTWKKGYWIKKADEVVKRGERVKPRTMELLALAGLRDIALFLKPKVCILSTGNELKTGLLPNSNQSLLAALVERDGGEIAQLATAGDDDEEIGESIAAMAGADLLLVTGGTAMGKRDVTRSSFEKRRATFLLDGLPIVPGKTMTAGKLAETLFFILPGNPRALRTLYEAFIKRCLWKLAGRSGGPQSGTVPVPDDLEKEKDRIHLIPVTLARSPAARITELYADEPDAFIILERGITRVRKGREVELQWLDP